Proteins from one Arthrobacter sp. Soc17.1.1.1 genomic window:
- a CDS encoding eCIS core domain-containing protein, producing the protein MDRRLVPLLNWINLSTPCGLAVAVLSGCRVSAGPGGILLAEGYRRRLPKARAFTVGSVVLLRGTVPRHAPAGFTRLLEHEARHTRQYAACLGLPFLPAYLAAAGYSLLRTGDPASRNPFERGAGLSDGGYRERPVRPLAGTVRASVAALARSARSARRR; encoded by the coding sequence ATGGACCGGAGGCTCGTACCGCTGCTCAACTGGATCAACCTGTCGACACCGTGCGGTCTCGCGGTCGCCGTCCTCTCCGGCTGCCGGGTCTCCGCCGGACCCGGCGGGATCCTGCTCGCCGAGGGCTACCGGCGGCGCCTCCCGAAGGCACGGGCCTTCACGGTGGGCAGCGTGGTGCTCCTCCGGGGGACCGTACCGCGCCACGCCCCTGCGGGCTTCACCCGGCTGCTCGAGCACGAGGCGCGGCACACCCGCCAGTACGCCGCGTGCCTCGGGCTCCCCTTCCTGCCCGCCTATCTCGCGGCGGCAGGCTATTCGCTCCTGCGCACCGGTGACCCGGCCTCGCGCAACCCCTTCGAACGCGGAGCGGGACTGTCCGACGGCGGCTACCGCGAGCGTCCCGTCCGGCCGCTCGCCGGGACGGTCCGGGCCTCGGTCGCCGCCCTCGCGAGGAGCGCGAGGAGCGCGCGGCGACGGTGA
- a CDS encoding TrmH family RNA methyltransferase: protein MTDDGRPQAPLMTNTQADRVKDVARLAGRPSRLRRREFLAEGPQAVREALRLHLERRGAGRDDVVVAAYATPEALERHADIAALLARDGAPVLRQATPEVLAAMSSTVTPQGFVAVCRFVDVPLEDVLAAGPRLVAVLVEVRDPGNAGTIIRAADSAGAGAVILTGASVDPYNPKTVRSTVGSLFHLPLVLGVELDGLTDRLKGGGMTVLAADGYGAVNLDDLQDASAARAVGGPLPERAGSEAGAVGPAGTVRLEGPTAWLFGNEAQGLPPAVTADADARVAVPVYGNAESLNVGTAATVCLYASARAQRTG, encoded by the coding sequence ATGACTGACGACGGACGCCCCCAGGCGCCACTGATGACCAACACCCAGGCTGATCGGGTGAAGGACGTGGCACGCCTGGCCGGGCGTCCGTCGCGTCTCCGGCGCCGCGAGTTCCTCGCCGAAGGGCCTCAGGCCGTGCGGGAGGCGCTGCGCCTCCACCTCGAGCGGCGTGGGGCGGGCAGGGACGACGTCGTCGTCGCTGCCTATGCCACGCCGGAGGCACTTGAGCGGCACGCCGACATCGCGGCGCTGCTCGCGCGTGACGGCGCGCCCGTGCTCCGGCAGGCCACACCGGAGGTCCTCGCGGCGATGTCCTCCACCGTGACGCCGCAGGGCTTCGTGGCGGTCTGCCGGTTCGTCGACGTCCCGCTCGAGGACGTCCTCGCCGCCGGACCGCGGCTCGTGGCCGTGCTGGTCGAGGTGCGTGACCCGGGCAACGCGGGCACCATCATCCGCGCGGCCGATTCCGCCGGCGCTGGCGCCGTCATCCTGACCGGCGCGAGCGTGGATCCCTACAACCCGAAGACGGTGCGCTCCACCGTCGGTTCGCTGTTCCACCTGCCGCTCGTCCTCGGCGTGGAGCTCGACGGGCTGACCGACCGCCTGAAGGGCGGCGGGATGACCGTCCTCGCCGCCGACGGGTACGGCGCCGTGAATCTCGACGACCTGCAGGACGCAAGTGCTGCCCGCGCCGTGGGCGGACCGCTCCCGGAGCGCGCCGGGTCCGAAGCCGGCGCGGTCGGTCCGGCCGGCACCGTCCGCCTGGAGGGTCCGACCGCGTGGCTCTTCGGCAACGAGGCGCAGGGTCTGCCGCCCGCGGTGACCGCGGACGCCGATGCGAGGGTCGCCGTGCCTGTCTACGGGAACGCGGAATCGCTCAACGTCGGCACCGCCGCCACGGTCTGCCTCTACGCCTCGGCGCGCGCGCAGCGCACCGGCTAG
- a CDS encoding Rv2578c family radical SAM protein: MRWEGQTVTVDGVAPSAPALLPLAGLVRSVQTPEFAGITFHEVAARSILNRVPPTSSMPFSWTINPFRGCSHACVYCFARKTHSYLDLDTGLDFDAQLVVKINAVEVLTRELARPSWEREHVALGTNTDPYQRAEGRYRLMPGIIGALADSGTPFSILTKGTLLARDLPLLKAAARSVPVGMGISLALVDPVLAEAIEPGTPAPKARLALISRLREAGLPCGVLAMPVLPWLSDGDESLDRLFGALAAAGATGVTAGPLHLRPGSREWFMQWLATHHPRLVPRYEELYRGGSYASKEYRDWLSGRIRLFRGKHGLTAGAGFFRNLSPAGQQEPVDARPAVTPVQAALF; this comes from the coding sequence ATGCGGTGGGAAGGGCAGACAGTGACAGTGGACGGCGTCGCGCCGTCGGCACCGGCCCTGCTGCCGTTGGCCGGACTGGTCCGCAGCGTGCAGACACCCGAGTTCGCGGGCATCACCTTCCACGAGGTGGCCGCCCGGTCGATCCTCAACAGGGTCCCCCCGACGTCGTCGATGCCGTTCTCCTGGACCATCAACCCGTTCCGGGGCTGCTCCCACGCCTGTGTCTACTGCTTCGCCCGCAAGACGCACAGCTATCTGGACCTGGATACGGGCCTCGACTTCGATGCGCAGCTGGTGGTCAAGATCAACGCCGTCGAGGTGCTCACCCGCGAGCTCGCGCGCCCCTCCTGGGAGCGCGAGCACGTGGCCCTGGGAACGAACACCGACCCGTACCAGCGCGCGGAGGGCCGCTACCGGCTCATGCCGGGGATCATCGGGGCGCTCGCGGACTCGGGGACGCCCTTCTCGATCCTCACCAAGGGCACGCTCCTGGCACGCGACCTGCCGCTGCTGAAGGCTGCGGCGCGGTCGGTCCCGGTCGGCATGGGCATCTCCCTCGCGCTCGTGGACCCGGTCCTCGCCGAGGCGATCGAACCCGGCACCCCGGCCCCGAAGGCACGCCTGGCCCTGATCTCCCGCCTGCGGGAGGCGGGCCTGCCGTGCGGCGTCCTGGCCATGCCGGTCCTGCCCTGGCTCTCGGACGGCGACGAGTCGCTGGACCGCCTCTTCGGGGCGCTGGCAGCGGCGGGGGCCACGGGGGTGACCGCGGGTCCCCTGCATCTGCGGCCGGGCTCACGGGAGTGGTTCATGCAGTGGCTGGCAACCCACCACCCGCGTCTGGTTCCACGCTACGAGGAGCTCTACCGCGGCGGGAGCTATGCCTCCAAGGAGTACCGGGACTGGCTGTCCGGCAGGATCCGTCTGTTCCGCGGGAAGCACGGGCTGACGGCCGGCGCCGGGTTCTTCCGCAACCTCTCGCCCGCAGGACAGCAGGAACCGGTCGACGCCCGGCCCGCGGTTACGCCGGTCCAGGCGGCGCTGTTCTAG
- the pheS gene encoding phenylalanine--tRNA ligase subunit alpha, with product MSETPEHTGPDGPDAPEARVPDPLDASSVAAAVDAALAAIAAAADLDGLKGVRIAHTGEKSPLSLANRGIGALPKDQKSAAGKNIGPARGRINQALAARTVELEAERDARILIEEAVDVTAAPRRRRTGARHPLSTLQERVSDVFVGMGWEIAEGPELESEWFNFDALNFKPDHPAREMQDTFFVEPPEAHLVLRTHTSPVQVRSMLERELPIYVLCPGKVFRTDELDATHTPVFHQFEGLAIDKGLTMADLVGTLEHFTQQLFGDDARVRLRPNYFPFTEPSAELDIWHPGAKGGPRWIEWGGCGMVNPNVLRATGIDPDVYSGFAFGMGIERALMFRNEVGDMHDMIEGDVRFSEHFGMEI from the coding sequence ATGTCCGAAACCCCAGAGCACACCGGGCCCGACGGCCCCGATGCCCCCGAGGCTCGCGTCCCCGATCCGCTGGACGCCTCGTCGGTCGCCGCGGCCGTGGACGCCGCGCTCGCCGCCATCGCGGCGGCCGCAGACCTCGACGGGCTGAAGGGGGTGCGGATCGCGCACACCGGCGAGAAGTCGCCGCTGAGCCTCGCCAACCGGGGGATCGGCGCCCTGCCCAAGGACCAAAAGTCCGCCGCCGGCAAGAACATCGGCCCGGCCCGCGGCCGGATCAACCAGGCGCTCGCCGCCCGCACCGTGGAGCTCGAAGCCGAGCGTGACGCGCGGATCCTCATCGAGGAGGCCGTCGACGTCACCGCGGCCCCGCGCCGTCGCCGGACGGGAGCGCGGCATCCGCTGTCGACGCTGCAGGAGCGGGTCAGCGACGTCTTCGTCGGCATGGGCTGGGAGATCGCCGAGGGGCCCGAGCTCGAGTCGGAGTGGTTCAACTTCGACGCCCTGAACTTCAAGCCGGACCACCCGGCCCGCGAGATGCAGGACACCTTCTTCGTGGAGCCCCCGGAGGCCCACCTGGTGCTGCGCACGCACACGTCGCCGGTCCAGGTGCGCTCCATGCTCGAGCGCGAGCTGCCCATCTACGTCCTGTGCCCGGGCAAGGTGTTCCGCACGGACGAACTCGACGCCACCCACACGCCCGTGTTCCACCAGTTCGAGGGCCTCGCCATCGACAAGGGCCTCACCATGGCCGACCTCGTGGGCACGCTGGAGCACTTCACGCAGCAGCTGTTCGGCGACGACGCCCGGGTGCGGCTGCGCCCCAACTACTTCCCCTTCACCGAACCGAGCGCGGAACTGGACATCTGGCACCCCGGTGCCAAGGGCGGCCCACGCTGGATCGAGTGGGGCGGCTGCGGCATGGTCAACCCCAACGTCCTCCGCGCCACCGGGATCGACCCGGACGTCTACTCCGGCTTCGCCTTCGGCATGGGGATCGAGCGGGCCCTCATGTTCCGCAACGAGGTCGGCGACATGCACGACATGATCGAGGGCGACGTACGTTTCAGCGAACACTTCGGGATGGAGATCTAG
- a CDS encoding (deoxy)nucleoside triphosphate pyrophosphohydrolase yields the protein MTHPAETELRQIVGAAVVDSLQHPTRLLVARRTAPPQFAGMWEFPGGKVEPGETCEAALLRELREELGIEARLGPEIGGPGPQGWPLHATAAMRVWLAETEAGEAAPLQDHDELRWVALHPARDLDALPWIPADRPILAALRAVTDRLSGAARTAPPGPA from the coding sequence GTGACGCACCCTGCAGAGACGGAACTCCGCCAGATCGTCGGAGCCGCCGTCGTCGACTCCCTCCAGCACCCCACCCGGCTCCTCGTCGCCCGCAGGACGGCGCCCCCGCAGTTCGCCGGGATGTGGGAGTTCCCCGGAGGCAAGGTGGAGCCCGGCGAGACCTGCGAGGCGGCGCTGCTGCGTGAACTCCGCGAGGAACTGGGCATCGAGGCGCGGCTCGGCCCCGAGATCGGCGGCCCGGGTCCGCAGGGCTGGCCGCTCCACGCCACGGCGGCGATGCGCGTGTGGCTCGCCGAGACGGAGGCCGGTGAAGCGGCGCCCCTGCAGGACCACGACGAACTGCGCTGGGTGGCACTCCACCCCGCCCGCGACCTCGACGCCCTGCCGTGGATCCCGGCCGACCGGCCCATCCTCGCTGCGCTGCGGGCCGTGACGGACCGCCTGTCGGGTGCGGCTAGAACAGCGCCGCCTGGACCGGCGTAA
- a CDS encoding MFS transporter → MTAPVPSPTPSQRLAGRPLALAIGALAVGGFALGTTEFTIMGLLEQMRADLGVDYERGGQVISAYALGVVVGAPVLATLGAKRPQRSVALALALVITLANLSSFFASGFGWMLASRFLSGLPHGAYFGVAAVIAASLADPARRGRAISMVMLGLSIANVVGVPFATWMGQQFGWRSMFLLVGLIGAATLVLIRVFVPALPVRPGASIRGELGALRRPQLWMTLLIGIVGFGGFFAVYSYIAPVMTEVAGLGASLLPFVVALYGVGMVVGNILGGRLADRSIMGSIYGSMTAIAVVLLVFPLAAGTPWSACLFVFLVGATGSTLIPPLQARLLDVSPGAPSLASSMNHSSLNLANALGAALGGAVITAGWGFTAPALVGAGLAVLGLGVALASGRMDRRRGAGTQRRSVPVA, encoded by the coding sequence ATGACTGCCCCCGTTCCATCCCCGACGCCCTCCCAGCGGCTCGCGGGCCGCCCACTGGCCCTGGCCATCGGGGCGCTGGCCGTGGGAGGGTTCGCCCTCGGGACCACCGAGTTCACCATCATGGGTCTGCTCGAGCAGATGCGCGCCGATCTCGGCGTCGACTACGAGCGTGGCGGTCAGGTCATCTCGGCCTACGCGCTCGGCGTCGTCGTCGGCGCGCCGGTCCTCGCCACGCTCGGCGCCAAGAGACCGCAGCGCTCGGTCGCCCTCGCCCTCGCGCTGGTCATCACCCTGGCCAACCTCTCCTCGTTCTTCGCCTCGGGCTTCGGGTGGATGCTGGCCTCCCGGTTCCTGTCCGGGCTGCCGCACGGCGCCTACTTCGGTGTGGCCGCTGTCATCGCCGCGTCCCTTGCCGATCCCGCCAGGCGCGGGCGCGCCATCTCGATGGTGATGCTCGGGCTCAGCATCGCGAACGTCGTCGGGGTGCCCTTCGCGACCTGGATGGGCCAGCAGTTCGGCTGGCGGTCCATGTTCCTGCTGGTGGGGCTGATCGGTGCGGCCACGCTGGTGCTCATCAGGGTGTTCGTCCCCGCTCTCCCGGTGCGGCCCGGGGCGAGCATCCGGGGTGAACTCGGAGCGCTGCGCCGCCCGCAGCTGTGGATGACACTGCTCATCGGGATCGTGGGTTTCGGCGGGTTCTTCGCCGTCTACTCCTACATCGCCCCGGTGATGACCGAGGTGGCCGGGCTGGGCGCCTCCCTCCTGCCGTTCGTCGTCGCGCTGTACGGGGTCGGCATGGTGGTCGGAAACATCCTCGGCGGACGGCTGGCGGACCGGTCGATCATGGGGAGCATCTACGGGTCGATGACCGCCATCGCCGTGGTCCTGCTGGTCTTCCCGCTCGCGGCCGGCACGCCCTGGTCGGCATGCCTCTTCGTCTTCCTCGTCGGGGCGACCGGCTCCACCCTGATCCCACCCCTGCAGGCGCGCCTGCTGGACGTCTCCCCCGGAGCGCCCTCCCTCGCCTCGTCGATGAACCATTCCTCGCTGAACCTGGCGAATGCGCTCGGGGCGGCGCTCGGGGGCGCCGTCATCACGGCCGGCTGGGGCTTCACGGCGCCGGCCCTCGTGGGTGCGGGCCTCGCTGTGCTGGGCCTCGGGGTGGCCCTCGCCAGCGGCAGGATGGACCGGCGGCGGGGTGCGGGGACGCAGCGCCGGTCCGTCCCCGTGGCCTGA
- the pheT gene encoding phenylalanine--tRNA ligase subunit beta, producing MRIPLSWLREYAAVPADATAEEVMAELVKVGLEEEDVHRPTDGLSGPIVVGQVLSVVKEPQSNGKTINWCQVRVVPEGTEQTLTGDGIDPSGVQGIVCGAHNFVEGDKVVVTLPGAVLPGDFRISPRKTYGHVSAGMIASVRELGIGDDHDGILVLSTLGLDPEVGTDAMELLGLYDEAAEINVTPDRGYCFSIRGVAREYAHATGTAFTDPAGTVVVPPAAGPGYPVRLEDAAPIYGTPGCDRFVVRTVRGVDPTRPTPPWLSARLRLAGIRSISLVVDISNYVMLELGQPLHFYDLDKLSGDIVVRRAGAGETLRTLDDRERTLDPEDLLITDASGPIGIAGVMGGASTEVSDGTRNVLIESAHFDDVSIGRSRRRHRLPSEASKRFERGVDWRIADIAAQRAVGLLLDLAGGTVDEAATDVGQEPAPRVIDLAADFPARLVGRAFTDEEITGTLTDLGAAVEATDGGYRVTAPSWRTDLETREDLTEEIIRLVGYDTIPSTLPVAPPGRGLTRVQQQRRRLLNALAAAGLTEVLSYPFVGARANAVFGSPEEGADVPSVKLANPLSAERGYLRRSLLPGLVELAKRNHSRGFRDLALFESGAVFLPAGPLGTESIPPLGVRPDDGVLDALYAGIPDQPQTVAALFTGHETAPSAGVATRAWDWADAVDVVQLMAQVTGVDVVVRQGSHQAFHPGRTAEISLRSGEVLGYAGELHPKLIAAEDLPARTVALEVDVDLLFEAAADVIVARPLSTYPPATQDVALVVDAAVVAGDVLETLREGAGELLEDVSLFDVYTGQGIGEGRKSLAFALRFRAPDRTLTAEEASAARDAAVALAADRFGAVQR from the coding sequence GTGAGAATCCCACTGTCATGGCTGCGCGAATACGCAGCCGTCCCCGCGGACGCGACCGCGGAAGAGGTCATGGCCGAGCTCGTCAAGGTGGGGCTGGAGGAGGAGGACGTCCACCGTCCCACCGACGGGCTGAGCGGCCCGATCGTCGTGGGCCAGGTGCTCAGCGTCGTCAAGGAGCCCCAGTCCAACGGCAAGACCATCAACTGGTGCCAGGTCCGCGTGGTACCGGAGGGCACCGAGCAGACGCTCACGGGCGACGGCATCGACCCCTCCGGCGTGCAGGGCATCGTCTGCGGCGCCCACAACTTCGTCGAGGGTGACAAGGTCGTGGTGACACTGCCCGGCGCCGTCCTGCCCGGCGACTTCCGCATCAGCCCCCGCAAGACCTACGGCCACGTGTCCGCGGGCATGATCGCGTCGGTGCGTGAGCTCGGGATCGGCGACGACCACGACGGCATCCTGGTGCTCTCCACCCTGGGGCTCGACCCCGAGGTGGGCACCGACGCCATGGAACTGCTCGGCCTGTACGACGAGGCCGCGGAGATCAACGTGACCCCCGACCGCGGGTACTGCTTCTCCATCCGCGGCGTCGCCCGCGAGTACGCGCATGCCACCGGGACGGCGTTCACCGATCCGGCCGGTACCGTCGTCGTGCCTCCCGCCGCCGGCCCCGGGTACCCGGTGCGCCTCGAGGACGCGGCGCCCATCTACGGCACGCCGGGGTGTGACCGCTTCGTGGTGCGGACGGTGCGCGGCGTCGACCCGACGCGGCCCACGCCCCCCTGGCTGTCCGCGCGCCTGCGCCTCGCCGGGATCCGCTCCATCTCCCTCGTGGTCGACATCTCCAACTACGTGATGCTGGAGCTCGGCCAGCCGCTGCACTTCTACGACCTCGACAAGCTGTCGGGCGACATCGTGGTACGGCGCGCCGGTGCGGGGGAGACCCTCCGCACCCTCGACGACAGGGAGCGCACGCTCGACCCCGAGGACCTCCTCATCACCGACGCGTCCGGGCCGATCGGCATCGCGGGCGTGATGGGCGGCGCCTCCACCGAGGTGTCCGACGGCACCCGCAACGTGCTCATCGAGTCCGCCCACTTCGACGACGTCAGCATCGGACGCTCGCGTCGCCGCCACCGGCTCCCGTCCGAGGCGTCCAAGCGCTTCGAGCGCGGCGTCGACTGGCGAATCGCGGACATCGCCGCGCAGCGAGCCGTCGGACTCCTCCTCGACCTCGCCGGCGGCACCGTGGACGAGGCCGCGACCGACGTCGGGCAGGAGCCCGCGCCGCGCGTCATCGACCTCGCCGCCGATTTCCCGGCGCGCCTGGTCGGACGTGCCTTCACCGACGAGGAGATCACCGGGACGCTCACCGACCTCGGGGCCGCCGTGGAGGCGACCGACGGCGGCTACCGGGTCACCGCGCCCAGCTGGCGCACCGACCTCGAGACGCGCGAGGACCTGACCGAGGAGATCATCCGCCTCGTCGGCTACGACACGATCCCGTCGACCCTGCCCGTCGCGCCGCCCGGTCGCGGGCTGACGCGTGTCCAGCAGCAGCGCCGCCGGCTCCTCAACGCGCTGGCGGCGGCCGGCCTCACCGAGGTGCTGTCCTACCCGTTCGTCGGGGCACGCGCCAACGCCGTCTTCGGCAGCCCGGAGGAGGGCGCCGACGTGCCGTCGGTGAAGCTCGCCAACCCGCTCAGCGCGGAACGCGGCTACCTCCGCCGGTCGCTCCTGCCGGGCCTCGTCGAGCTGGCGAAGCGGAACCACTCGCGCGGGTTCCGCGATCTGGCGCTGTTCGAGTCCGGCGCGGTCTTCCTGCCGGCCGGGCCCCTGGGGACGGAGTCCATCCCGCCGCTGGGCGTCAGGCCCGACGACGGCGTGCTCGACGCCCTCTACGCCGGGATCCCCGACCAGCCGCAGACCGTCGCCGCGCTGTTCACCGGCCACGAGACCGCCCCCTCGGCCGGGGTCGCAACGCGCGCCTGGGACTGGGCCGATGCCGTCGACGTGGTGCAGCTGATGGCTCAGGTCACCGGCGTCGACGTCGTGGTCCGGCAGGGGAGCCACCAGGCGTTCCATCCGGGCCGGACCGCGGAGATCTCGCTGCGCAGCGGTGAGGTGCTCGGCTACGCGGGCGAGCTCCACCCGAAGCTGATCGCGGCCGAGGACCTCCCGGCACGCACGGTCGCGCTCGAGGTGGACGTCGACCTGCTGTTCGAGGCCGCCGCCGACGTCATCGTCGCGCGGCCGCTGTCCACGTATCCGCCGGCCACGCAGGACGTCGCGCTCGTGGTGGACGCCGCCGTGGTCGCGGGCGACGTGCTCGAGACACTGCGCGAGGGCGCCGGCGAGCTGCTCGAGGACGTCAGCCTGTTCGACGTCTACACGGGACAGGGCATCGGGGAGGGCCGGAAGTCGCTGGCCTTCGCCCTGCGGTTCCGGGCGCCGGACCGCACGCTGACCGCGGAGGAGGCGAGTGCCGCACGTGATGCCGCCGTGGCCCTCGCCGCCGACCGGTTCGGTGCCGTGCAGCGCTGA
- the pcp gene encoding pyroglutamyl-peptidase I — MILLTGFEPFGGEPSNPSWLAAERAALLLREQGRDAVAVELPCVFGQSLDALEAALVRFRPDIVVCAGQAGGRSRVSVERVGINVDDARIGDNAGRQPIDEPVVPGGPAAYFSSLPIKACREAVAALGIPVEVSQTAGTYVCNHVFYGLMHLLARRENSRGGFVHVPFSTEQGEAHGQPGLAIDLMAEALATIATTAADTGADLRATAGAEH, encoded by the coding sequence ATGATCCTCCTGACCGGCTTCGAACCCTTCGGGGGAGAACCGTCCAACCCGTCCTGGCTCGCCGCCGAGCGGGCGGCGCTGCTCCTGCGGGAGCAGGGGAGGGACGCCGTGGCCGTCGAGCTCCCCTGCGTCTTCGGGCAGAGCCTCGACGCGCTGGAGGCCGCACTGGTCCGTTTCCGCCCCGACATCGTGGTGTGCGCGGGGCAGGCGGGCGGGCGGAGCCGCGTCTCGGTGGAACGCGTCGGCATCAACGTCGACGACGCCCGGATCGGCGACAACGCCGGACGGCAGCCCATCGACGAACCGGTGGTGCCCGGTGGTCCCGCGGCGTACTTCTCCTCGCTGCCCATCAAGGCGTGCCGCGAGGCGGTGGCGGCCCTCGGCATCCCGGTGGAGGTCTCGCAGACGGCCGGGACGTACGTCTGCAATCACGTCTTCTACGGGCTCATGCACCTGCTCGCCCGGCGGGAGAACTCCCGCGGGGGCTTCGTCCACGTCCCGTTCTCCACCGAGCAGGGCGAGGCGCACGGGCAGCCGGGACTCGCGATCGACCTCATGGCCGAGGCCCTCGCGACCATCGCGACGACGGCGGCGGACACGGGGGCCGACCTGCGGGCCACCGCGGGCGCCGAGCACTGA
- a CDS encoding glutamate--cysteine ligase: MTTSARKVNRMRRRDDIADGIAAASSAVLRWMDDNVVQQRPDDRSAEETRHAHPSPPTAAGADVLRPDRRGAPVRTFGVEEEFLLVHAEDGRPAPLGQEAFRLCHDERLTCEIKQEQIETGTHPYDDVNYLAMDIARCRALADETARRVGARAVALATSPQPARPIASPGTRYEQIQDRFALTASEQLTCGCHVHVSVADDEEGVAVLDRIRAWLPVLLALSGNSPFWNGTDTGYASYRSQAWSRWPMTGPCDIFGTPERYHATVAGLLDTAVPVDLAQIYFDARLSHHHPTVEVRVTDVCLYSDDAVLIALLTRGLVETAAREWRAGVAPLAVPTAMLRMASWRAGRFGLDGKLLHPLTGKPQDAGAVALALLRHVGPALRDQGDAEIAESLLRQLLARGTGARRQRAALLRRGSLEDVVSEALRITHLARGGIADHHEAAPRPAHRILARATGRGRTTIS, translated from the coding sequence ATGACCACATCGGCCCGGAAAGTCAACAGGATGCGGCGCCGCGACGACATCGCCGACGGGATTGCTGCGGCGTCGTCGGCGGTCCTACGGTGGATGGACGACAACGTGGTTCAGCAGCGGCCCGACGATCGTTCCGCTGAGGAGACCCGCCATGCCCACCCTTCCCCGCCCACTGCAGCAGGCGCCGACGTGCTCCGCCCCGACCGGCGGGGTGCGCCCGTGAGGACCTTCGGTGTGGAGGAGGAGTTCCTCCTCGTCCACGCCGAGGACGGCCGTCCGGCACCCCTGGGCCAGGAGGCCTTCCGCCTGTGCCACGACGAGCGGCTGACCTGCGAGATCAAGCAGGAGCAGATCGAGACGGGTACCCACCCCTACGACGACGTGAACTACCTCGCCATGGACATCGCGCGGTGCCGTGCCCTCGCCGACGAGACGGCGCGGCGGGTGGGCGCCCGGGCCGTGGCCCTCGCCACCTCGCCCCAGCCCGCGCGCCCGATCGCCTCGCCGGGTACGCGCTACGAGCAGATACAGGACAGGTTCGCACTGACCGCGAGCGAGCAGCTGACCTGCGGCTGCCATGTCCACGTCAGCGTCGCGGACGACGAGGAGGGCGTCGCCGTCCTCGACCGCATCCGCGCCTGGCTGCCGGTACTCCTCGCGCTCTCGGGCAACTCGCCCTTCTGGAACGGGACGGACACCGGGTACGCCAGCTACCGGTCCCAGGCGTGGAGCCGCTGGCCCATGACCGGGCCGTGCGACATCTTCGGCACGCCCGAGCGGTACCACGCGACCGTCGCCGGACTGCTCGACACGGCGGTGCCGGTGGACCTCGCCCAGATCTACTTCGACGCCCGCCTGAGCCACCACCACCCCACCGTCGAGGTGCGCGTCACTGATGTGTGCCTGTACTCGGACGACGCCGTCCTGATCGCCCTGCTGACGCGGGGACTGGTCGAGACGGCCGCACGTGAGTGGCGCGCCGGCGTCGCCCCGCTCGCCGTGCCCACGGCCATGCTGAGGATGGCGTCCTGGCGCGCAGGCAGGTTCGGCCTGGACGGGAAGCTGCTGCACCCGCTCACCGGGAAGCCGCAGGACGCCGGCGCCGTGGCGCTGGCGCTGCTGCGCCACGTCGGGCCGGCCCTCCGCGACCAGGGCGACGCGGAGATCGCCGAATCGCTGCTGCGCCAGCTCCTGGCGCGCGGTACCGGGGCCCGGCGCCAACGAGCGGCACTGCTGCGCCGAGGCAGCCTCGAGGACGTCGTCTCGGAGGCCCTCCGGATCACCCATCTCGCGCGGGGCGGGATCGCGGACCATCACGAGGCGGCACCCCGGCCCGCGCACAGGATCCTCGCCAGGGCCACGGGTCGAGGACGCACGACAATTTCATGA
- the rplT gene encoding 50S ribosomal protein L20: MARVKRAVNAHKKRRVILERAKGYRGQRSRLYRKAKEQLLHSFVYSYGDRRKRKGDFRRLWIQRINAASRANGLTYNRLIQGLKAAEIQVDRRMLADLAVTDGAAFAALVQIAKNALPADTSAPLKASA, encoded by the coding sequence GTGGCACGTGTGAAGCGGGCAGTCAATGCCCACAAGAAGCGTCGGGTCATCCTCGAGCGCGCCAAGGGCTACCGCGGACAGCGTTCGCGCCTGTACCGCAAGGCCAAGGAGCAGCTGCTCCACTCGTTCGTCTACAGCTACGGCGACCGCCGCAAGCGCAAGGGTGACTTCCGTCGCCTCTGGATCCAGCGCATCAACGCTGCCTCCCGCGCCAACGGCCTGACCTACAACCGCCTGATCCAGGGCCTCAAGGCCGCCGAGATCCAGGTGGACCGCCGGATGCTCGCCGACCTCGCCGTCACGGACGGAGCCGCCTTCGCCGCGCTCGTCCAGATCGCGAAGAACGCCCTGCCGGCCGACACGTCGGCCCCGCTCAAGGCCTCGGCCTAG